One stretch of Sander vitreus isolate 19-12246 chromosome 16, sanVit1, whole genome shotgun sequence DNA includes these proteins:
- the atp8b1 gene encoding phospholipid-transporting ATPase IC: protein MSRPRAGSDGSLEPDDEVMPYSDDETDDELDESSEGEPEPPGAGALHPPADARPSEMAWKVKANDRPYHHLPEFKKKVFLCIKKSRYSGNAIKTYKYNVLTFLPLNLYEQFKRVANLYFLVLLILQIIPDIATLPWYTTLIPLVVVLGVTGIKDLVDDLARHRMDKEINNRKCEVLLDGRFQESKWRNMQVGDVVRMKKNDFIPADILLLSSSNPNSLCYVETAELDGETNLKFKLGLRVTDERLQDERQLAEFNALIECEEPNNRLDKFMGTMLYEGKRYPLDLDNMLLRGCKIRNTEVSHGLVIFAGADTKIMKNGGKTRFKRTKIDELMNYMVYSIFVMLILVAAGLAIGHTYWYEAIGSKAWYLFDGKTQDSSYRGFLMFWGYIIALNTMVPISLYVSVEVIRLGQSKFINWDLQMYFLEKDTPAKARTTTLNEQLGQIEYIFSDKTGTLTQNVMQFKKCTIAGRSYGEPTTAAGMALERGRPVDWSWNQYADRSFQFVDHSLVECIRSGKDKDANEFFKLLSLCHTVMVEHKDDGLVYQAASPDEGALVTAARNFGYVFLSRTQDTITIKEMEEERTYEMLALLDFNSDRKRMSIILKFPDGRIRLYCKGADTVIYERLSPKSRHKETTQTALDIFANATLRTLCLCYKDISADEYEAWSKLHKEAQVAMSNRDAALDRMYEQIESNLMLIGATAIEDKLQDGVPETIAKLAKADIKIWVLTGDKKETAENIGYSCSLLTDDMQIHYGEDVNDKLKVRQANRRLEPATYRRGKKKPAEAFFPEPGKNALIITGGWLNEILYEKKKKRRRLRLRRLGKRPPPSNPQDCQPMDDWEKEMRQIDFVDMACECEAVICCRVTPKQKGNVVSLVKKYKKAVTLSIGDGANDVNMIKTADIGVGISGQEGMQAVMSSDYAFAQFRYLERLLLVHGRWSYIRMCKFLRYFFFKNFAFTLVHFWYSFFSGYSSQVAYEDWFITLYNLCYSSLPVLLVGLLDQDVNDKLSLKFPKLYLPGQQGALFNYRNFFISLLHGIFVSLVIFFIPYGAFLQTMGEDGEAPSDYQSFAIVTASSLIFTVNLQISLETSYWTFVNCFAVLGSIAIYFGIMFDIHSAGIHVIFPSVFTFTGAASNALRQPYLWLTIILTVGISLLPVICIQFLHKSIWPSVGDKIQRNRKKYEMELLQEEKKKAPAFERGRRSRRSAYAFSHSRGYADLISSGRSIRRRPAARGLFQESIREVPQTSAENI, encoded by the exons agaTGGCATGGAAGGTGAAAGCCAATGACCGACCTTATCACCACCTGCCAGAATTTAAGAAAAAAGTCTTCCTGTGCATCAAGAAGAGCAGATACTCT GGAAACGCCATCAAGACGTACAAGTACAATGTCCTCACCTTCCTCCCTCTGAACCTGTACGAGCAGTTTAAGAGAGTTGCCAACCTCTATTTCCTGGTTCTGCTAATCTTACAG attATTCCAGACATTGCTACTCTGCCCTGGTACACCACACTGATTCCTCTAGTCGTGGTGCTTGGAGTCACTGGCATCAAAGACCTGGTGGACGATCTG GCGCGGCACAGGATGGACAAGGAGATCAACAACAGGAAGTGTGAGGTCCTGCTTGATGGCAG GTTTCAAGAGTCAAAGTGGAGGAACATGCAAGTTGGAGATGTGGTTCGAATGAAGAAGAACGACTTTATTCCA GCTGACATCCTGCTGTTATCCAGCTCCAACCCAAACAGCCTGTGCTATGTAGAAACAGCTGAGCTCGACGG AGAGACCAACCTGAAGTTTAAGCTGGGACTCCGAGTGACTGATGAGAGACTGCAGGATGAGCGTCAGCTGGCTGAGTTCAATG CTCTGATCGAGTGCGAGGAGCCGAACAACCGCCTGGACAAGTTCATGGGGACGATGCTGTATGAGGGAAAGCGTTACCCTCTGGACCTGGACAACATGCTGCTCCGCGGCTGCAAGATCAGAAACACTGAGGTGTCTCACGGCCTGGTCATCTTCGCAG GAGCCGACACTAAAATCATGAAGAACGGCGGGAAGACGAGATTCAAGAGGACCAAAATTGACGAGCTGATGAACTACATGGTTTACTCG ATCTTTGTGATGCTGATCCTGGTGGCGGCAGGTCTGGCTATCGGTCACACCTATTGGTACGAGGCTATCGGCTCTAAGGCCTGGTATCTGTTCGACGGCAAAACACAGGACTCCTCCTACAGAGGCTTCCTCATGTTCTGGGGATACATCATCGCCCTTAACACCATGGTGCCCATTTCACTATATGTCAG TGTGGAGGTGATTCGTCTGGGCCAGAGTAAGTTCATCAACTGGGACCTGCAGATGTATTTCTTAGAGAAAGACACACCAGCTAAG GCTCGAACCACCACCCTCAACGAGCAGCTCGGTCAGATCGAGTACATCTTCTCTGACAAGACGGGAACTCTCACGCAGAACGTCATGCAGTTCAAGAAGTGCACCATCGCTGGGCGCAGCTACG GTGAACCGACTACAGCTGCGGGAATGGCGCTGGAGCGAGGAAGG CCGGTGGACTGGAGCTGGAACCAGTATGCTGACAGAAGTTTCCAGTTCGTGGATCATTCCCTGGTGGAATGCATCCGATCTGGGAAGGACAAAGATGCTAATGAGTTCTTCaaactgctctctctctgtcacacagtCATGGTGGAGCACAAAGACG ATGGTCTGGTGTACCAGGCGGCGTCTCCTGATGAGGGCGCCCTGGTGACGGCAGCCAGGAACTTCGGCTACGTCTTTCTGTCTCGTACGCAGGACACCATCACCATCAaggagatggaggaagagagaacCTACGAGATGTTGGCGCTGCTCGACTTCAACTCTGACCGCAAGCGCATGTCTATCATCT TGAAGTTTCCTGATGGTCGTATTCGTCTCTACTGTAAAGGAGCCGACACTGTCATCTACGAGCGACTTTCCCCCAAATCCAGACACAAAGAAACTACCCAGACAGCTCTGGAT ATCTTTGCCAACGCGACCCTGCGGACGCTGTGCTTGTGTTACAAAGACATCAGCGCAGACGAGTACGAAGCCTGGTCCAAGTTACACAAAGAGGCACAGGTGGCCATGTCGAACAGAGACGCTGCCCTCGACCGCATGTACGAGCAGATTGAGAGCAACCTGATG CTGATTGGTGCGACAGCCATTGAGGACAAATTGCAGGACGGAGTGCCGGAGACCATCGCCAAACTGGCCAAGGCCGACATCAAGATCTGGGTCCTGACCGGAGACAAGAAAG AAACGGCAGAGAACATTGGATATTCTTGTTCACTTTTGACAGACGACATGCAGATCCACTACGGAGAAGACGTCAA TGACAAGTTGAAGGTCCGTCAGGCCAACAGGAGACTCGAGCCTGCAACTTACCGTCGGGGCAAAAAGAAACCTGCGGAGGCTTTCTTCCCCGAGCCGGGCAAAAACGCTCTCATCATCACCGGAGGATGGCTG aaCGAGATTCTGTacgaaaagaagaagaaacgcCGTCGTCTACGTCTGCGGCGTCTGGGAAAGCGACCGCCTCCCAGCAACCCTCAGGACTGCCAGCCGATGGACGACTGGGAGAAGGAGATGAGACAG ATTGACTTTGTGGACATGGCCTGTGAGTGCGAGGCGGTCATCTGCTGTCGCGTCACACCGAAGCAGAAGGGTAACGTGGTGAGTTTGGTGAAGAAGTACAAGAAAGCCGTTACGCTGTCCATCGGCGACGGTGCCAATGACGTCAACATGATCAAGA CTGCAGACATCGGTGTTGGTATCAGTGGTCAGGAGGGGATGCAGGCCGTCATGTCCAGCGACTACGCCTTCGCTCAGTTCCGTTACCTGGAGCGCCTCCTGCTGGTGCACGGACGCTGGTCTTACATCCGAATGTGCAAGTTCCTGCGTTACTTTTTCTTCAAGAACTTCGCCTTCACACTGGTCCACTTCTGGTACTCGTTCTTCAGTGGATACTCCTCACAG GTCGCCTATGAAGACTGGTTCATCACTCTCTACAATCTCTGTTACAGCAGCCTCCCCGTTCTACTAGTTGGACTTCTTGACCAG GATGTGAACGACAAACTGAGCCTGAAATTCCCCAAACTCTACCTGCCCGGCCAGCAGGGGGCATTGTTTAACTACAGGAACTTCTTTATCAGCTTGCTCCACGGCATCTTTGTCTCGCTCGTCATCTTCTTCATCCCGTATGGAGCCTTCCTCCAGACCATGGGGGAGGACGGAGAAGCCCCTTCCGACTACCAGTCCTTTGCCATCGTCACCGCCTCGTCGCTTATTTTCACAGTCAATCTGCAG ATCTCTCTGGAGACCTCTTACTGGACATTTGTTAACTGCTTTGCGGTTTTGGGCAGCATAGCCATCTACTTTGGCATCATGTTTGATATCCACAGTGCCGGGATCCACGTCATCTTCCCCTCAGTATTCACCTTTACTG GTGCAGCGTCAAACGCACTGCGTCAGCCCTACCTGTGGTTAACCATCATCCTGACTGTGGGCATCAGCCTGCTCCCTGTCATCTGCATCCAGTTCCTCCATAAGAGCATCTGGCCCTCTGTAGGAGATAAG ATCCAGAGAAACAGGAAGAAGTACGAGATGGAGCTGTTacaggaggagaagaaaaaggcACCAGCCTTCGAGCGTGGCCGGCGTTCCCGCCGCTCCGCCTATGCCTTCTCTCACTCTCGTGGCTACGCCGACCTCATCTCGTCTGGGCGGAGCATTCGGCGGCGACCGGCGGCTCGTGGCTTATTCCAGGAAAGCATCAGAGAGGTTCCCCAGACATCAGCCGAAAACATCTGA